A part of Candidatus Electrothrix aestuarii genomic DNA contains:
- a CDS encoding DEAD/DEAH box helicase family protein, with product MQSNFSYLKKDQKYADIMVACIEAEKSIAISYSAAALQIRRALEIAVKWAYQYDRDLIVPYRDNLSSLIHDNTFRDLLDSKLFPRIRFIITLGNKAAHTTKPVSREQAIESLHNLYDFISWIDFSYSTSTHSGEFTSALLSSGEVQEKKTRKMQEELAAKEAAWQAEKKQLEGQLQSEKKRREHAEKRQEKHQKQHFQCDDISEFATRKLYIDLALEMAGWEIGSTCLEEVKVQGMPNAQGIGFADYVLYADNGKPLAVVEAKRTSVDPHTGKVQAKLYADCLAREHGQQPVIFFTNGFETWFWDEGDYPERVVSGFFSKDELEWISFRKQNRQAIRTVAINDEISNRAYQKQAIQAVCDTLEEKQRKALLVMATGSGKTRVSISIVDVLQRYGWVKNVLFLADRVELVKQAKKNFVKLLPNLSTCNLLDSKDDPYSRMIFSTYPTMMNTIDATKSKDGACLFTPGHFDLIIIDESHRSIYKKYHDLFTYFDGFLLGLTATPKSDIEKNTYTIFDLEDGVPTFAYELDEAVQEGYLVPYSTVETKLKFVEEGISYDDLTDEEKEQWEETFEEGVREVASAALNTFLFNANTVDRVLQDLMERGIHVHGGDRIGKTIIFAANIKHAEFILRRCNTLYPKHGGRLAATIYNGVKYVDKVIENFSEKEKDPQIAVSVDMLDTGIDIPEIVNLVLFKKVRSKAKFWQMIGRGTRLCEDLFGTGQDKESFLIFDYCSNFEFFRADKKEVEARPAKSLTENLFNIRVKIAQELQQSDVQTDEYIAHRKILVAALCAEVGTIDEDLFSSRMRIEFIHKYKKPELWESISDEMVRELERELAPLLPAQEGNELAKRFDYLIYMIELAQLQGLPASKPRGKVMQTASRLDEKGHLAQIKVHAALIAEVQTGEYWERASIFDHEMVRTALRDLLVLLEKENTAIYYTSFADDVLEVAENPGEYGGNELQNYRLKVHAYLKKHQDDIVVHRLRNNEPLTQGDFRHIEKILWHELGSEEDYRKTYGEEPLLRLVARLVGLERSTANELFSEFIADQSLNSKQMEFIHLIVNHVVENGCLEKAILNDHPFNKHGILIDLFAGKLDVVQKIVHRIDELNTRLELEAA from the coding sequence ATGCAATCGAATTTTTCTTACCTGAAAAAAGACCAGAAATACGCAGATATTATGGTGGCCTGTATCGAGGCTGAAAAGTCGATTGCCATCTCCTACTCCGCTGCTGCCTTGCAGATCCGCCGGGCCCTGGAAATTGCCGTCAAGTGGGCATACCAGTACGACCGTGATCTCATTGTTCCCTACCGGGACAATCTCTCTTCGCTGATCCACGACAACACCTTCCGCGATCTGCTTGATTCCAAACTTTTCCCCCGTATCCGCTTCATCATCACCCTGGGCAACAAGGCCGCACATACCACCAAGCCGGTCTCGCGGGAACAGGCCATCGAGTCCCTGCATAACCTCTATGACTTCATCTCCTGGATAGATTTCTCCTATTCCACCTCAACCCATTCCGGGGAGTTTACCAGCGCTTTGCTGTCCAGCGGTGAGGTCCAGGAGAAGAAAACCCGCAAGATGCAGGAGGAGTTGGCAGCCAAAGAGGCGGCCTGGCAGGCGGAAAAGAAGCAACTTGAGGGCCAGCTGCAAAGTGAGAAAAAGCGCCGTGAGCATGCGGAAAAACGGCAGGAAAAGCACCAGAAGCAACATTTTCAATGTGATGATATCAGTGAGTTTGCAACCCGCAAACTCTATATCGATCTTGCCCTGGAAATGGCCGGTTGGGAGATCGGCAGCACCTGCCTTGAGGAGGTGAAAGTGCAGGGTATGCCCAATGCGCAGGGGATCGGTTTTGCCGATTATGTGCTCTATGCCGATAACGGCAAGCCCCTTGCTGTGGTTGAGGCAAAACGCACCTCGGTTGATCCGCATACCGGGAAGGTTCAGGCCAAACTCTATGCCGATTGTCTGGCCAGGGAGCATGGGCAACAGCCGGTCATTTTTTTCACCAATGGCTTTGAGACCTGGTTCTGGGACGAGGGCGACTATCCGGAAAGAGTGGTTTCCGGCTTTTTCAGCAAAGATGAACTGGAGTGGATCAGCTTCCGCAAACAGAACCGGCAAGCGATCAGGACCGTTGCGATCAATGATGAGATCAGCAACCGGGCCTATCAGAAACAGGCCATTCAGGCGGTCTGCGATACCTTGGAGGAAAAGCAACGCAAGGCCTTGCTGGTCATGGCCACCGGGTCCGGCAAGACCCGGGTCTCGATTTCCATCGTCGATGTCCTGCAACGCTATGGCTGGGTCAAGAATGTCCTCTTTCTCGCCGACCGGGTTGAGCTGGTCAAACAGGCAAAAAAGAATTTTGTCAAGCTGCTGCCCAATCTTTCCACCTGCAATCTGCTCGATAGCAAGGATGATCCGTACAGCCGGATGATCTTCTCCACCTATCCGACCATGATGAATACCATCGATGCCACGAAATCCAAGGACGGGGCATGTCTCTTTACGCCTGGCCATTTTGATCTGATCATCATCGATGAGTCCCATCGCTCCATCTATAAGAAATATCACGACCTCTTTACCTATTTCGATGGCTTCCTCCTCGGTCTCACCGCAACCCCGAAATCTGATATCGAGAAGAATACCTATACTATTTTTGATCTGGAAGATGGTGTGCCCACCTTTGCCTACGAACTGGATGAGGCGGTGCAAGAGGGCTACCTTGTTCCGTACAGCACCGTTGAGACCAAACTCAAATTCGTTGAAGAGGGCATCAGCTATGATGATCTTACCGATGAGGAAAAGGAGCAATGGGAAGAGACCTTTGAGGAAGGCGTCCGAGAGGTGGCCAGTGCGGCCTTGAATACATTTCTCTTTAATGCCAATACAGTGGATCGTGTTCTCCAGGATCTGATGGAAAGGGGGATTCATGTGCATGGTGGTGATCGGATCGGTAAGACGATCATCTTTGCCGCAAACATCAAGCATGCCGAGTTCATCCTGAGGCGATGTAATACGCTCTACCCGAAACACGGCGGGCGCCTTGCTGCCACGATTTATAACGGGGTGAAGTATGTTGATAAGGTCATAGAAAACTTTTCTGAGAAGGAAAAAGATCCACAAATAGCTGTTTCCGTGGATATGCTCGATACCGGTATTGATATTCCAGAGATCGTCAATCTGGTTCTTTTTAAGAAGGTCAGGTCCAAGGCCAAGTTCTGGCAGATGATAGGCCGGGGAACCCGTCTCTGTGAGGATTTGTTCGGGACAGGGCAAGATAAGGAATCCTTCCTGATCTTTGATTATTGCTCAAACTTTGAGTTTTTTCGGGCAGACAAGAAGGAGGTTGAGGCTCGGCCTGCCAAATCCCTCACTGAAAACCTGTTCAATATTCGGGTGAAGATTGCTCAGGAACTGCAACAGAGCGACGTGCAGACAGATGAGTATATTGCGCACCGGAAAATACTTGTTGCAGCACTGTGTGCAGAGGTCGGTACCATTGATGAAGACCTTTTTTCCAGCCGGATGCGCATCGAATTCATCCATAAGTATAAGAAACCGGAGCTCTGGGAAAGTATCTCCGATGAGATGGTCCGGGAGCTGGAACGGGAGCTTGCCCCCTTGCTTCCTGCCCAGGAAGGTAATGAACTGGCCAAGCGCTTTGATTATCTCATCTACATGATAGAGCTGGCGCAGTTGCAGGGCCTACCGGCCAGCAAACCACGGGGCAAGGTCATGCAAACAGCCTCCCGGTTGGATGAAAAGGGGCATCTGGCCCAAATCAAAGTCCATGCCGCATTAATTGCCGAGGTGCAGACCGGGGAATATTGGGAACGGGCAAGCATCTTTGATCATGAGATGGTCCGAACCGCATTGCGGGATTTGCTCGTGCTGCTGGAAAAGGAAAACACTGCGATTTATTACACCTCTTTTGCGGATGATGTCCTTGAGGTGGCAGAAAACCCTGGTGAGTATGGAGGCAATGAGCTCCAGAATTACCGCTTGAAGGTGCATGCCTATCTCAAGAAACATCAGGATGATATCGTGGTACATAGATTGCGCAATAATGAGCCGCTCACGCAAGGAGATTTCAGGCACATCGAGAAGATTCTCTGGCATGAGCTCGGGAGCGAAGAGGATTATCGGAAAACCTATGGTGAGGAACCCTTGCTGCGGCTGGTTGCCCGGCTGGTGGGACTGGAACGGTCCACGGCAAATGAACTTTTTTCTGAGTTTATTGCAGATCAATCCCTTAACTCTAAGCAAATGGAATTTATCCATCTTATCGTCAATCATGTGGTGGAAAACGGTTGCCTTGAGAAGGCTATCCTCAATGACCATCCCTTTAACAAACACGGTATCTTGATTGATCTTTTTGCTGGCAAACTGGATGTGGTGCAGAAGATCGTTCACCGGATTGATGAACTCAATACCCGGCTGGAACTGGAGGCTGCATAG
- a CDS encoding restriction endonuclease subunit S, translating into MISSFNLCGKFPLKKLGEITDFLDHLRVPVKSSERVEGSFPYYGANGQQGTIDNFIFDEDLVLLAEDGGNFGNSNRSIAYIARGKYWVNNHAHVLKPRSDLNLDYLFRVLQFYDVTPFVKGATRAKLNKSDAKRIPIPLPPLEEQHRIVELLDRAQALIDKRKEQIGLMDQLIQSLFYDMFGDPVTNPKGWEIVPSIKYSTSIVPGRDKPKSFTGAIPWVTTDDLVHLGRTTVSKKGLGLTGFEIKQVKAKIIPKSSVIMTCVGDLGVVSINECDMVVNQQLHAFQCDTNWLNPTFLMYNLACQTPYMHQMASSTTVPYMNKKVANNTPTIAPPVELQNTFAERVQQIETQKQAMTNSLKELQDNFNSLSQRAFKGELTQ; encoded by the coding sequence ATGATAAGTTCTTTCAATCTATGTGGTAAGTTTCCGTTAAAGAAACTAGGTGAAATCACAGATTTTTTAGATCATTTGCGGGTTCCTGTAAAGTCTTCTGAAAGAGTTGAAGGATCATTTCCATATTACGGAGCAAATGGTCAACAGGGAACTATTGATAATTTTATATTCGATGAGGACCTTGTTTTACTTGCTGAAGATGGCGGGAATTTTGGCAATTCAAATCGATCAATCGCATACATAGCAAGAGGAAAATATTGGGTTAATAATCATGCACACGTATTAAAGCCAAGGAGTGATTTGAACCTTGATTATCTATTTCGTGTTCTGCAGTTTTATGATGTTACTCCTTTTGTAAAGGGTGCAACACGAGCTAAGTTGAATAAAAGTGATGCAAAACGAATTCCCATTCCCCTTCCACCACTGGAAGAGCAACACCGCATTGTTGAACTGCTGGACCGGGCGCAGGCATTGATCGACAAACGCAAAGAGCAGATTGGCCTGATGGATCAGCTCATACAAAGCCTGTTTTATGATATGTTTGGTGATCCGGTGACTAATCCGAAGGGATGGGAAATTGTTCCTTCGATTAAATACTCGACAAGTATTGTGCCCGGAAGGGATAAACCAAAGAGTTTTACTGGTGCTATCCCATGGGTAACAACAGATGATTTGGTCCATCTCGGTCGAACAACAGTGTCAAAAAAAGGTCTCGGATTGACAGGGTTCGAAATCAAACAAGTAAAAGCCAAGATTATTCCAAAATCAAGTGTTATCATGACTTGTGTTGGAGATTTAGGGGTTGTATCGATCAATGAATGTGACATGGTCGTCAATCAGCAACTTCATGCGTTTCAATGTGATACAAATTGGCTGAACCCAACATTTTTAATGTATAATCTTGCCTGTCAAACTCCTTACATGCATCAAATGGCTTCGAGTACGACTGTTCCATACATGAATAAAAAAGTAGCCAATAATACTCCAACAATAGCTCCTCCAGTTGAATTACAAAACACCTTTGCCGAACGTGTCCAACAAATCGAAACCCAAAAACAGGCCATGACCAATTCCCTCAAAGAACTCCAAGATAACTTCAACTCCCTCTCACAACGAGCCTTCAAAGGCGAGCTGACACAATGA
- a CDS encoding class I SAM-dependent DNA methyltransferase, with protein sequence MITGELRNKVDKIWEIFWTGGITNPLSVIEQFTYLLFIKGLDERQNEFEANASLLGIPAEKIFDDEQQELRWSNFKQRPAEQIFRLFTDPEKGVFSFIKNLHGDKDSAFSRYMADAIFMIPTPGMLEKIVTQIDALDMGDRDAKGDLYEYLLSKVSTSGTNGQFRTPRHIIRMMVALTAPEPKDVIVDPAAGTAGFLVAAGEYLQEHHDSLFTKKELKEHYNTAMFNGYDMDSTMLRIGAMNMMLHGVGQPNIAYRDSLSESNKDRECCTLVLANPPFKGSLDYDSVSPDLLKVTKTKKTELLFIALMLGMLKTGGRCATIVPDGVLFGSSKAHKELRKEIVENHNLKAVISMPSGVFKPYAGVSTAVILFEKTGIGGTEHVWFYDMQADGFSLDDKRRKIDADDIPDIIKRWQDLDAEEGRKRTEQSFFVPKEEIVAGGYDLSINRYKEIEYEEVAYDAPAVILERIEGLEQEILEGVRELRGMVG encoded by the coding sequence ATGATAACCGGTGAGCTGCGCAATAAGGTTGATAAGATTTGGGAAATTTTCTGGACAGGTGGCATCACTAATCCCCTGTCTGTGATTGAGCAGTTCACCTATCTGCTGTTCATCAAGGGCTTGGATGAACGGCAGAATGAATTTGAGGCCAATGCCTCTCTTCTGGGTATCCCGGCTGAGAAAATCTTTGATGACGAGCAGCAGGAGCTGCGCTGGTCCAATTTTAAGCAACGCCCGGCTGAACAGATTTTTCGCCTCTTTACCGATCCTGAGAAGGGGGTGTTCAGCTTTATCAAGAACCTGCATGGAGATAAGGACTCAGCATTCTCCAGGTACATGGCCGATGCCATCTTTATGATCCCGACACCGGGTATGCTGGAAAAGATCGTCACCCAGATCGATGCCCTGGACATGGGCGACCGGGATGCCAAGGGGGATCTCTATGAATATCTCCTCTCCAAGGTGTCTACTTCCGGGACTAATGGCCAGTTCCGCACGCCACGGCATATCATCCGGATGATGGTGGCGCTCACCGCACCTGAACCGAAGGACGTGATTGTCGACCCTGCTGCCGGTACAGCCGGATTCCTGGTTGCGGCTGGTGAGTACCTGCAAGAGCACCATGACAGCTTGTTCACCAAGAAGGAGCTAAAAGAGCATTATAATACGGCGATGTTCAATGGTTATGACATGGATTCCACCATGCTCCGTATCGGGGCCATGAATATGATGTTGCATGGGGTGGGCCAGCCCAATATCGCCTACCGGGATTCACTTTCTGAATCGAACAAGGATCGGGAATGTTGCACCCTGGTCCTTGCCAATCCGCCCTTTAAGGGCTCCCTGGATTACGACTCTGTCTCGCCTGATCTGCTCAAAGTCACTAAGACCAAGAAGACGGAATTGCTTTTTATTGCCCTGATGCTGGGCATGCTCAAGACTGGTGGCCGCTGTGCCACCATTGTCCCTGATGGGGTGCTGTTCGGCAGTTCCAAGGCCCATAAGGAATTGCGGAAGGAGATTGTCGAGAATCATAACCTGAAAGCGGTGATTTCCATGCCCTCAGGGGTGTTTAAACCCTATGCCGGGGTGAGTACGGCGGTTATCCTGTTTGAGAAGACCGGGATCGGTGGCACGGAGCATGTCTGGTTTTATGATATGCAGGCTGATGGGTTCAGCCTTGATGATAAGCGGCGAAAGATTGATGCTGATGATATTCCTGATATTATCAAGCGGTGGCAGGATCTTGATGCTGAGGAGGGCCGGAAGCGTACGGAGCAATCGTTCTTTGTGCCGAAAGAGGAGATCGTTGCGGGTGGCTATGATCTTTCCATCAATCGGTATAAGGAAATTGAGTACGAAGAGGTGGCTTATGATGCCCCGGCGGTGATTTTGGAGCGGATTGAGGGGCTGGAGCAGGAGATTCTTGAGGGGGTGCGGGAGTTGCGGGGGATGGTGGGATGA
- the fabG gene encoding 3-oxoacyl-ACP reductase FabG, with protein MSTFTEQKAVVTGATRGIGRAITEALLAQGASVIGLYSGNAQAAEECMASCPSPERLQLHKVDVSNYQAVEGFFQQVEEEFDSIDILVNNAGIRRDAALAMMPQQDWNQVIDINLTGGYNMCKFAVQLMMKQKYGRIVFITSPMGHLGFAGQANYSASKAGQVGMMKSLSKEVAKRKITVNCVSPGFIGTDFLDDLSDEQIKAYKKMVPARRFGTPEEVADAVLFLAGKNAAYINGSVLEVTGGL; from the coding sequence GTGAGTACCTTTACAGAACAAAAAGCTGTGGTCACCGGGGCCACCCGAGGTATTGGACGGGCAATTACAGAGGCCCTACTGGCACAAGGCGCAAGCGTTATCGGGCTGTACAGCGGCAATGCCCAGGCTGCCGAAGAATGCATGGCAAGCTGTCCTAGCCCTGAACGACTCCAGCTCCATAAGGTCGATGTGAGCAACTACCAAGCAGTGGAAGGCTTTTTCCAGCAGGTGGAAGAAGAATTTGATTCTATCGATATCCTGGTCAACAATGCAGGCATCCGCCGCGATGCCGCCTTAGCCATGATGCCGCAGCAGGATTGGAACCAGGTCATTGATATCAACCTGACCGGCGGCTATAACATGTGCAAATTCGCGGTCCAGCTGATGATGAAGCAAAAATACGGGCGCATCGTCTTTATCACCTCACCTATGGGACATCTCGGTTTTGCAGGCCAGGCCAATTACTCTGCGTCCAAGGCGGGTCAGGTTGGGATGATGAAATCCCTGTCCAAAGAGGTTGCCAAGCGAAAAATCACGGTAAACTGTGTTTCTCCCGGTTTTATCGGTACCGATTTTCTCGACGACCTTAGTGATGAACAGATCAAGGCCTATAAAAAGATGGTCCCGGCCCGGCGCTTTGGCACACCTGAGGAAGTGGCTGATGCGGTTCTCTTTCTCGCTGGAAAGAATGCAGCCTATATTAATGGCTCAGTTCTGGAAGTAACAGGAGGACTATAA
- the fabZ gene encoding 3-hydroxyacyl-ACP dehydratase FabZ produces MEATQEASQSKEPMNQGFIEERIPHRAPFLWLDRILELDETSIRAEKFISEDLDVFQGHYPDYPIMPGVLLCEAIFQAGALLISETMRGKEEINGVPVLTRILGAKFKREVGPGDTIELQATLKERVGPAWFMKGSVRIKGKIAVQVEFACALKAE; encoded by the coding sequence ATGGAAGCCACGCAAGAAGCGTCCCAAAGCAAAGAGCCGATGAACCAAGGGTTTATTGAGGAGCGCATCCCCCATCGCGCCCCCTTTCTCTGGCTTGACCGTATTCTGGAATTGGATGAAACAAGTATTCGGGCTGAAAAATTCATTTCCGAGGACCTCGACGTTTTTCAGGGGCATTATCCAGATTACCCTATCATGCCAGGTGTTCTCCTCTGCGAGGCAATCTTCCAGGCCGGAGCCCTGCTGATCAGCGAAACCATGCGCGGCAAAGAGGAGATAAACGGCGTTCCAGTGCTGACCCGAATTCTCGGGGCAAAATTTAAGCGCGAGGTCGGTCCCGGCGACACCATTGAGCTTCAGGCTACGCTCAAGGAACGCGTTGGTCCGGCCTGGTTCATGAAAGGCAGCGTACGGATCAAAGGCAAAATTGCAGTACAGGTTGAATTTGCCTGTGCGTTAAAAGCAGAATAA
- a CDS encoding SDR family oxidoreductase, with translation MGFLQLEGKKIVIFGLANRKSVACAIGKVLVEAGAELIHVVRSEERAKACRKLFPDSPVFCCDVEEEDNIIRVRDEIAEQVGGPLAGIVHSIAFANYSEGLKPFHGTLKKDFLQAVNISCFSFISIANHFKDLLAPDASLITISISTTRMAAENYGYMAPVKAALDSSLCFLAKSFSAFSQVRFNAVNPSLLKTSASAGIPGYIDSYLFAEQAIPRKKALKTSEVANTAAFLLSERSSGINGQTIVVDAGMSSNYFDKDIISKVVS, from the coding sequence ATGGGTTTTCTTCAACTGGAAGGGAAAAAAATCGTTATTTTTGGGCTCGCCAACAGAAAGTCGGTAGCCTGTGCCATCGGCAAAGTCCTGGTGGAAGCCGGAGCAGAGCTCATTCATGTAGTACGGAGCGAGGAACGGGCCAAGGCCTGTCGCAAGCTCTTCCCGGACAGCCCGGTCTTTTGCTGCGATGTGGAAGAGGAAGATAATATCATCCGGGTGCGTGATGAGATCGCGGAACAGGTCGGTGGCCCGCTGGCAGGCATTGTCCATTCCATCGCCTTTGCCAATTACTCGGAAGGCCTGAAGCCCTTTCACGGCACCTTAAAGAAAGACTTTCTCCAGGCAGTGAACATCTCCTGCTTCTCCTTCATCTCCATAGCCAACCATTTTAAAGACCTGTTGGCCCCGGACGCCTCCCTGATCACCATCTCCATTTCCACCACCCGGATGGCAGCGGAAAACTACGGCTATATGGCACCGGTCAAGGCGGCCCTGGATTCTTCCCTCTGCTTTCTGGCCAAATCTTTTTCCGCCTTTTCTCAGGTCCGCTTTAATGCGGTCAATCCCAGCCTGCTCAAGACCTCAGCCTCGGCTGGTATCCCCGGTTATATTGATTCCTACCTCTTTGCCGAGCAGGCAATTCCGCGCAAAAAAGCCCTAAAAACCAGCGAGGTTGCTAACACCGCCGCCTTTCTCCTCTCTGAACGTTCTTCCGGGATCAATGGTCAGACTATTGTGGTGGATGCAGGCATGAGTTCAAACTATTTTGACAAAGACATTATCAGCAAGGTGGTCAGCTAA
- a CDS encoding YkvA family protein → MATGKQNFLSRLLGMARHTVGVFRAKETPFYVKIILGLGLIYIASPWDLLPEAVPILGILDDFTLAALLIAWANGFRLPDNNNDDVGDDNK, encoded by the coding sequence ATGGCTACGGGAAAACAAAATTTTCTGTCCCGCCTCCTGGGCATGGCCCGGCATACAGTTGGCGTATTTCGGGCAAAAGAGACCCCGTTCTACGTCAAAATCATCCTGGGACTCGGTCTGATCTATATTGCTTCCCCCTGGGATCTTCTCCCGGAAGCCGTACCGATCCTTGGCATTCTGGATGATTTTACCTTGGCGGCCCTACTCATTGCCTGGGCAAATGGCTTTCGCTTGCCTGATAATAATAATGATGATGTTGGCGATGATAATAAATAA
- the amrA gene encoding AmmeMemoRadiSam system protein A, which produces MLTALQKKILLRLARQTIEKELGQEASDPVTAEELDDPELRQHHGVFVTLNLDGMLRGCIGSLLGLEPLIAGVRRHAINAALRDNRFPLLTVNELAEVLIEISILTPPKNLEYTDSIDLVSRLQPGVDGVILKVPAGAGATFLPQVWEQLPEPETFLRHLCIKAGLPADSWQHGDLTVQTYQAHHFDERKISP; this is translated from the coding sequence ATGCTCACAGCGCTCCAGAAAAAAATCCTGCTCCGCCTGGCGCGGCAGACCATCGAAAAAGAACTTGGTCAGGAGGCAAGCGATCCTGTGACAGCGGAAGAGCTGGACGACCCTGAACTCCGCCAGCATCACGGTGTTTTTGTCACCCTGAATCTGGATGGCATGCTCCGGGGCTGTATAGGCAGCCTACTCGGACTGGAGCCACTCATAGCCGGAGTACGCCGCCATGCCATTAATGCGGCCCTGCGGGATAATCGTTTCCCCCTGCTCACCGTAAACGAACTGGCAGAGGTGCTTATAGAAATTTCTATCCTCACCCCTCCCAAAAATCTGGAGTATACTGACAGCATAGATCTGGTCAGCCGCTTACAACCCGGTGTTGACGGAGTGATCCTCAAGGTACCCGCTGGTGCGGGAGCAACCTTTCTTCCCCAGGTATGGGAACAACTCCCGGAACCCGAGACCTTTCTCCGCCACCTCTGTATCAAGGCGGGACTTCCTGCGGATAGTTGGCAACACGGGGACCTCACGGTGCAGACCTATCAGGCCCATCATTTTGACGAACGAAAAATCTCACCATAA
- a CDS encoding YkgJ family cysteine cluster protein: MKKITLSPQLTTEIEAIYQAMQEGYEQVASQVGLTCADCPDNCCDSYFLHHTYSEWAYLWQGLGQLNSEELADITERAKAYIAQCAEPLAQGRLPQIMCPLLNEKGLCSLYQHRMLVCRMHGIPATVTRPDGQPMRFPGCFRCQEIVREKYSPENEAPAMNRTQLFRQLAALESHLLEERRHLYPKVKKTIAEMIVEGPPAVPLPHCER; this comes from the coding sequence ATGAAGAAAATAACTCTCTCCCCGCAACTGACCACGGAAATTGAAGCAATCTATCAGGCCATGCAGGAAGGATACGAGCAGGTCGCCAGCCAAGTCGGGCTGACCTGCGCTGACTGCCCGGATAATTGCTGTGACTCCTATTTTCTCCATCACACCTACAGCGAATGGGCCTACCTCTGGCAGGGGCTTGGTCAACTGAATAGCGAAGAGCTTGCAGATATTACAGAGCGAGCAAAAGCATATATTGCACAATGCGCTGAGCCATTGGCTCAAGGCAGGCTTCCCCAAATTATGTGCCCACTCCTCAATGAGAAGGGACTTTGCAGCCTGTATCAACACCGCATGCTGGTCTGCCGGATGCACGGAATTCCAGCCACTGTCACCAGACCGGATGGACAGCCCATGCGCTTTCCTGGCTGCTTCCGTTGTCAGGAAATCGTGAGAGAAAAATACAGCCCGGAAAACGAAGCACCGGCCATGAACCGCACCCAGCTCTTCCGCCAACTGGCCGCCTTGGAATCCCACCTTCTTGAGGAACGACGTCACCTCTACCCCAAGGTCAAGAAAACCATTGCGGAAATGATCGTTGAAGGGCCTCCGGCAGTGCCCCTCCCCCATTGTGAACGATAA
- the bioB gene encoding biotin synthase BioB has translation MKPDDSPQKIAEEIIAGASIDHATACTLARSEDQAAVWAAADELRRYFMGNRFHLCSIINARSGNCSENCRFCAQSARYQTGAAIYDLINSDQAIKIALDNEAHGVHRLSLVTSGHSIDKEAWEELSKLYAQINEKTSMELCASMGFLDREQAEQLAEAGITRYHCNLETNEKRFPEICTTHSWHDKIDTLVIAAEAGMSVCSGGIIGMGETMKDRIELAFELWEIGVQSIPINILTPIAGTPLAEFEPLPAEEILTTIALFRFINPDAVIRIAGGRQQLGKEQYRCFAAGANGAIVGNYLTTTGSSIAEDLEALKKMGFTV, from the coding sequence ATGAAACCAGATGACTCTCCACAAAAAATCGCAGAAGAGATCATAGCCGGAGCAAGCATTGATCATGCAACAGCCTGCACGCTGGCCCGTTCTGAGGATCAGGCAGCTGTCTGGGCTGCTGCTGATGAGCTCCGTCGTTACTTCATGGGCAATCGCTTTCATCTCTGCTCTATCATCAATGCCCGGAGCGGCAACTGCTCAGAGAACTGCCGTTTCTGCGCCCAATCAGCTCGCTATCAAACCGGAGCAGCTATTTACGATCTGATCAACAGCGACCAAGCTATTAAGATCGCCCTGGATAACGAGGCCCACGGAGTTCATCGACTTTCTCTGGTCACCAGTGGCCATTCCATCGACAAAGAAGCTTGGGAAGAATTATCCAAGCTCTATGCCCAAATCAACGAAAAGACCTCGATGGAACTCTGCGCCTCGATGGGGTTCCTGGATCGTGAGCAGGCGGAACAGCTGGCAGAGGCCGGGATCACCCGCTATCATTGCAATCTGGAAACCAATGAGAAGCGTTTTCCTGAGATTTGCACCACCCATAGCTGGCATGACAAAATCGACACCCTGGTTATTGCAGCGGAAGCGGGCATGTCAGTTTGTTCCGGTGGAATCATCGGCATGGGAGAAACCATGAAGGACCGGATAGAACTGGCCTTTGAACTCTGGGAAATCGGGGTACAGTCCATTCCCATCAATATCCTGACGCCTATTGCAGGTACCCCTCTTGCCGAGTTTGAGCCACTTCCTGCCGAAGAAATCCTGACCACCATCGCCCTGTTCCGCTTTATCAACCCGGATGCGGTGATCCGTATTGCCGGAGGCAGGCAGCAGCTCGGCAAGGAGCAATATCGTTGCTTTGCTGCCGGGGCCAATGGAGCCATTGTCGGAAATTACCTCACCACGACCGGAAGCTCCATTGCCGAGGACCTTGAGGCCTTAAAAAAGATGGGGTTTACGGTGTAG